The genomic region ATCGCCCCAATCGATTCCGACGAAAGCAGCGAAGCTCTGATCGGCTGATGATTTCATGAGAAACCTCCTCGATGCTAAAGTTGGAGGTCAGGACGTGCGAGCCGGGCGAGGCGAAGGCAATATGGGGAGCCGTGCGAGGGCGTACCCTGAGTATTCGTTAAGCGACCGGCGCACCCGCGGACTCGAATGTAAGTTAGTGAGCATCGCGTGCTGCTAGTTGGATATTCGTAGTCCGCGGGCGCATGTCCTGGTTCGACCAGCAGATACCTGCCGGCTGTGATGAGTATCACTCCGAAACAGAACGGACTACCTATATCAGTGCTGCAGCGGACGGCTGCAAGCGGCCGCCGCTGAACACGTCGTTAGAGCTCAGATGCGTCTTCTTTTGATAATCGTCGGCCTCCTTGCTGCTGCTACCGCACAAGCGCAGGACACAAACCTTTTTCGCATCGGGCCACTTTCATTGATCTTCCCGGTGACGTGGCAATTTGATGGGTCGAAACGACCAATCGAAGGCCGCGGCCCAGACGGCGAGCACGCGATCGTGTCGTATCGCGGTTTGAAGCCAGATGCGCCCGAGTCTGTTCGAGAGAAACACATGGCACTTGTCCGCGGTTTTGCAGAAACGGAAATGCCGGGTCTCGCCACGAAGAATGGTACGGTGGTTAAGCCCGTGACGGAAGTGGCGCTTGGTGGCAGACGTGTTATGTTCACCGCAGTATCGCAAGGCTCTAAGTCGCTCCGTGACTACTACTTCGTGCAGTACCTGCTAGGATCACCGAGTGCGATGGCGTACTTTACGTTTGAAGGTTATGGCAATGCCGCCGAGGCAAGCCAACGCCTCGACAAGATAGTGGCTACTCAACAGTGGGCCGACTGAGCTCTAGCTCAGTTCGAGCCGACGCGATTCGACGCTGCGCGCCTCATGGCGCGGCTCAACCAGGCGTTATGCAACATAGGGACGTTGACGCTTGCCTCCGAAAGTTCGAGAACTCATCGCAGAACTTGAACGAGCCGGCTTCGTCAAAACAGCGCGCCGTTCGGCGCGCGATCGAGGAGTCGAAATCTTGAACGAGAGTGCGAAATACGCAAAGATCGTCGAATGGTCTGACGAAGACCAATGCTACGTGGGTAGCGCGCCCGGCCTGGTTTATGGCGGCTGTCACGGCTCCGATGAGAAGGCTGTGTTTGAGGAACTCTGCCAGGTCGTGGAGGAAGCGATCGCGCTCTATCACAAGGACGGCAAGCCTCTGCCTCCGCCGACGTCGGGACGGGATTTCGCAAACAAGATGCAGAATGTTGGATAACTATGTGTTGCGGCGGACGGCCACAAGCGGCCGCCGCTGAACACCTCGTTAGACGTCAGACATGGGTGATCTCGCGTTCGCTTTGGTCGTCGGCGTAACCTTCGGTGCAGTGGTCTCCGTTCCGGCATTCGTGCTTTTCAAACGACGCGAACTGCAACTGGTCATGGCTGCTGTGTTCGCGGCGGTTGGTCTCGGAGCCTTGAAACTGGTCCTAGGACATGCCGCCGAGGTTTGGAATTAGCAAACGCTCGTGCTTGTCGCCATGGGCATCGGATTAGCATGGCTGACGTCAGCGGCTATTCGGAAGAGACGGGACCGCAATGTGGTCTAACCCAGGTTCGAGCGCACGCGCGGCCGGCGTGCCGGCCTGCGCCGCTCAACAAGTCGTTTGGCGGCACGTGTCCTACTTCCACCTCGTCGCCGGGCTTGCGATATTTGGTGGTGGTTTTCTTCCTATGCCCGGATGATGGAAGCTGGTCCGGATTGCCGCATCGGTGATGATGGCGATGTTCTTGCCGCTGCTTCTTGGTGCGCTGCTCGATCCGCTGAATGCCGAACGAATTCGATCGTATTGCGCCGACGCGGGAGCCACCGATGTCGAAGTGCGGCCTTTTCCAACTCACGATGGCGTGCGCTTCACCAGGAGCCCCGGAAGCGCTATGCCAAGCGCACAGTGGTTAGAAGCAAAATCACTCGTAAGGGACCGTCACCCGTCGAGATTCAATGAATAGCATGATGGCTCATATTCCGATGCACGAGCGCACAGGCTCTGGGGGCTCGCCGCTCACGGTCCCGGCCGTTCGCGTCGGGGCAACCGCTCTGGGTGCGCTCGCCGTGGGTGCTGTCGCGATCGGTGCGTTGGCTATCGGCGCACTCGCCATCGGTCGCTTGGCGGTAGGGCGTGCCCGTTTCCGTCGATTGGAAGTCGACGAGCTCATCGTTCGAAAGCTCGTCATCCCCGACAAGCCGGAGGCGGTGCCTCCGCGCCCCCGCGAGCGATAAGGACTCGTCGCCGAGGGTTGCCATAGCCTCCCATCCGGTTTCGAATAGCCGGATGCGTAGGCGTTAAAACCCACCCCCGCCCCGGGACGGCTCGGTCATGATCAAGCTCCAGCGCATCGGCCACATCCTCATCAACGTTCGCGACGTCGAGCGCTCCAAGGCGTTCTACACGAACATCCTCGGGTTCAGGATGCTCGAGCAGGACCCGGGGCACGGCGGCGTGTTCCTCTCGCTCGGCGAGTACGGCAACACGCTGGACATCTTTCCCAGCGCGGATCCCAACGCCTACCCGCAGCCGAAAGCGGGTGTCGGCAGCCGCGAGGGTCTGGGCGTGAAGCACATGGCGTTCGCCGTGGAGACCGAAGCGGAGCTGAAGAGCGCGTACTTCGCGCTTCAGGACGCCGGCGTGTCCATCCATCGCGCGATCGATCACACCAGCCAGAAGAGCATCTACTTCTACGACCCCGACGACAACCTGCTCGAGATCGTGTGGGAACGGCCGAACGTGCAGGAGATCTTCAGGCAGGGCCGCGGCGACAACGACGCGCCGCTCACGTTCGAGCGGCCCGCGCCGTAGGCGCGCGAGACCTGGTGGTCTCCAGCGCCACCCCGCCGATGAGGCCAGAACGGCGACAGGCTGGCGAGCAGGACCTTGTTGATCGGCCAGGTGATGCCCCAGCCGAACACGGCGAGCGCGAGCCCGGCGATGCCGCGAGTGATCGCCGTCGTCAATCGATCCGCACGCCGGTTTTACGGATCACGGGCGCCCACTTGTCCGATTCGCTGCGGATCAGCTTCGCGAAGCCTTCGGGCGTGCCGCCGATCAGGTCGAAGCCCTGCGTGTTGAGCGCGCTCTTCACCGTCGGATCCTTGAGGATCGCATTGATCTCGGCGTTGAGCCGCCGGACGATAGCCTGCGGCGTGCGCGCGGCGACGAGGATGCCGTTCCACGCGAGCGCCTCGAAACCGGGATAGCCCGCTTCGGCGACCGTCGGGATGTCGGGCAGCAGCGGAAAGCGCTTCGCCGACGTCACCGCGATGGCGCGCAGCCTTCCCGCGCTGATCTGCGCCTGCAACGGCTGCATCACCGCGAACAGCAGTTGCGTGTCGCCCTGTGCGGTCGCGGTCACCGCGGGCGGCGAGCCGTTAAAAGGAACGTGGACGATGTCGATGCCGGCGGTCGCTTTCAAGAGCTCCATCGTGAGCTGCGAAGAGCTGCCGTTGCCCACCGACGCATAGTTGAGCTTGCCCGGGTGCGCTTTGGCGTATGCAATGAGCGCCTTCACAGACGTCGCCGGCAGCCCCGCGTTCACGGCGAGCACGTTCGGCTGGCTCGAGGTGACGATCACCGGAGCGAGATCTTTCAGCGGGTCGTACGGCAGCTTCGCGTACAGGTGCGGTCCGAACGCGAGCGGGCCGTTGAACGAGATGACCATGATGTAGCCGTCCGGCGGCGACTTCGCGACGATATCGGCTGCGACCGTGCCGCCCGCCGCGGGCCGGTTATCGACGACGACCGGCTGCGCGAGGCGCGTTCTGAGGTTGTCGCCGATGACGCGGGCGATGACGTCCAGAGAGCTGCCGGCGGGCGCCGACGCGACGAACCTGAGCGCATGGTCGGGCCAGCTTTGAGAGTGTGCCGCATCGGTGACGACGACGGCGGCGAGCAGCGCTGGCAGAGAGGCAAACAGCTTGTGGCGCATGCTCCAATCGTAAAGCATCATGATGTATCGTTCACGACATGACCCCCGAATTCCGCCTCACGCAGGTCGCCGACGTTCATCTCGGCGCCGGCCAGGAGCATCACCTCGACAACTGGATCAAGGTATCGCGCTGGATCGCACGCGAGCGCCCCGACCTCGTGGTCGCCAACGGCGACCTCATCATGGGCGATCCCGACGACGAGGCCGATTACGCATTCGCCAGAGAGCAGATCGGCGCGCTGCCGGTGACGTGCCGCTTCCTGCCGGGCAATCACGACATCGGCGACAACGTGGTCTCGGGCAAGATGCCCAAGCGCGTGAACGACGTGAGGCGCGGGCGGTTCCTGGAGTATTTCGGCGAGGATCACTGGTCGTTCGAGCGCGCGGGCTGGGGCTTCGTCGGCCTGAATTCGCAGTTGATGGGCAGCGCCGGCCAGGCCGCCGAAGCCGAGCAGTGGACGTGGCTCGAGCGCGCGCTCGGCGAGTTGCGCCCGCGGCCCGTCGCGCTCTTCCTGCACAAGCCGCTGTTCCTCGATCACCCCGGCGAGCCGGATCACGAGGATGCGATGCTGCGCCAGTCCTGTCTCGACTCGGAAAGCCGTGCCCGTCTGCTCGCCTTATGCAGAACCTACGGCGTGCGCCTGGTGAGCACGGGACACAAGCACCAGACGCGCGCGTTCTCGCTCGACGGCATCTACTACCTGTGGGCGCCTTCGACGGCCTGCGTGAACGGGCCGCCGACGACGCTGCACTGGGGTGTGCGCGAAGTCGGCTTCGTCGATTATCGCTTCAGGCCGGACGGTTTCGACCATCGCATCGTCGGCGCCGATTTCCTGTTCCGTCACGAGAACTACATCCGGAAGTACGGCTCGGGCGCGGAGTAACCGATTCAATCCACCTTCGCGCCGGACGCCTGCACGATCTTCTGGTATTTGGTCATCTCCGCCTTGACGAACGCCGCGAACGCTTCGGGCGTATTCGGCATCGCCTCGGCGCCGAGTGTGGCGAGACGGTCCTTCATGACCGCAGTGTGAAGCGAACGCGCGATTTCGGCGTTCAACCGCATCACGATCTCGCGCGGCGTGCCGGCCGGCGCGAAGACGCCGAACCACGTGCCGATATCGAAGCCGCGCAGGCCCGAGTCGCTGATCGTCGGCAGCTCCGGCAGGAACGGCGAGCGCTTGAGCGTCGTCACTGCGAGCGCGTGCACGCGTCCCGCCTTGATGCTGGGCAGTCCCGACGCGAGATTGTCGAACATCAGCGAGACGTGCCCGGCGAGCAGATCGGTTACCGCGGGCGCCGCGCCCTTGTAGGGGATGTGCGTCATGTCGACCCCGGCCATCGTCTTGAACAGCTCGCCCGCGAGATGGCCGGCGCTGCCGGTGCTGCCGGAGGCGAAGTTCAACTGGCCTTTGCGCGCTTTCGCCAGCGCGATCAGCTCGCGCACGTTCTTCGCCGGCACCGAGGGGTGGACGACCAGCACGTTGGGCACCGACGTCACCAGCGTCACCGGCGCGAAGTCCTTCACGGGATCGTACGGCAGGCTCTTGTAGAGCCAGACGTTGATCGCGTGCGTGCTGACTGCGCCCATCAGGATCGTGTAGCCGTCGGGCGGCGCTTTCGCGACGACGTCCGCACCGATGTTGCCGCCCGCGCCGGGTCGGTTGTCGACGAGCACCGGCTGCCCCCACGCCTTGTTCAGGTCCTGCCCGATCGAGCGCGCGACGATGTCGAGCGGTCCGCCCGCGGGGAAAGGCACGACGAAGCGGACGGCCTTCGACGGGTACTGGGCGTAGGACGCCGCCGAAGAAGCCAATGCAATGACGACGAATACGCGGGGCAGGTTTCTCATCCAGCTCATATCGGCAGCAAAGGTTCCTTGCGGTCCGCCGGCAGATCGGCGTCGAACGAATTGACGACCAGCGCGAGCGACGCGTAGTTGCCGAGGAAGAGCGCGAGCTCGATCGCGCCGCGCTGTCCGAGCGTCTCCATCGCGAGCTCCTGGAGCTTC from Burkholderiales bacterium harbors:
- a CDS encoding VOC family protein — encoded protein: MIKLQRIGHILINVRDVERSKAFYTNILGFRMLEQDPGHGGVFLSLGEYGNTLDIFPSADPNAYPQPKAGVGSREGLGVKHMAFAVETEAELKSAYFALQDAGVSIHRAIDHTSQKSIYFYDPDDNLLEIVWERPNVQEIFRQGRGDNDAPLTFERPAP
- a CDS encoding tripartite tricarboxylate transporter substrate binding protein, with the translated sequence MMLYDWSMRHKLFASLPALLAAVVVTDAAHSQSWPDHALRFVASAPAGSSLDVIARVIGDNLRTRLAQPVVVDNRPAAGGTVAADIVAKSPPDGYIMVISFNGPLAFGPHLYAKLPYDPLKDLAPVIVTSSQPNVLAVNAGLPATSVKALIAYAKAHPGKLNYASVGNGSSSQLTMELLKATAGIDIVHVPFNGSPPAVTATAQGDTQLLFAVMQPLQAQISAGRLRAIAVTSAKRFPLLPDIPTVAEAGYPGFEALAWNGILVAARTPQAIVRRLNAEINAILKDPTVKSALNTQGFDLIGGTPEGFAKLIRSESDKWAPVIRKTGVRID
- a CDS encoding metallophosphoesterase — encoded protein: MTPEFRLTQVADVHLGAGQEHHLDNWIKVSRWIARERPDLVVANGDLIMGDPDDEADYAFAREQIGALPVTCRFLPGNHDIGDNVVSGKMPKRVNDVRRGRFLEYFGEDHWSFERAGWGFVGLNSQLMGSAGQAAEAEQWTWLERALGELRPRPVALFLHKPLFLDHPGEPDHEDAMLRQSCLDSESRARLLALCRTYGVRLVSTGHKHQTRAFSLDGIYYLWAPSTACVNGPPTTLHWGVREVGFVDYRFRPDGFDHRIVGADFLFRHENYIRKYGSGAE
- a CDS encoding tripartite tricarboxylate transporter substrate binding protein, with product MRNLPRVFVVIALASSAASYAQYPSKAVRFVVPFPAGGPLDIVARSIGQDLNKAWGQPVLVDNRPGAGGNIGADVVAKAPPDGYTILMGAVSTHAINVWLYKSLPYDPVKDFAPVTLVTSVPNVLVVHPSVPAKNVRELIALAKARKGQLNFASGSTGSAGHLAGELFKTMAGVDMTHIPYKGAAPAVTDLLAGHVSLMFDNLASGLPSIKAGRVHALAVTTLKRSPFLPELPTISDSGLRGFDIGTWFGVFAPAGTPREIVMRLNAEIARSLHTAVMKDRLATLGAEAMPNTPEAFAAFVKAEMTKYQKIVQASGAKVD